In one window of Mercurialis annua linkage group LG4, ddMerAnnu1.2, whole genome shotgun sequence DNA:
- the LOC126676466 gene encoding uncharacterized protein LOC126676466 produces MGGKCPSRKVKKRRYSHKTARRTKFELKGDDMVYDELHKGDTEKKALPIDEDLPGMGQFYCLHCDRYFANVTVRDDHFKSKRHRKRAKLMMGSAPHTQLDADLAGGMGMPDNGPKLMSV; encoded by the exons ATGGGAGGCAAATGTCCAAGCAGGAAAGTAAAGAAGAGGAGATACTCTCACAAAACAGCTCGCCGCACCAAATTCGAACTTAAAG GTGACGATATGGTGTATGATGAGCTACATAAAGGTGATACCGAGAAGAAAGCATTGCCGATTGATGAGGATTTGCCTGGAATGGGACAATTTTATTGTTTACATTGCGA CCGATATTTTGCAAATGTGACTGTGAGGGATGATCATTTTAAGTCAAAACGACACAGGAAACG GGCGAAGCTGATGATGGGATCTGCACCACACACACAACTTGATGCCGATTTAGCTGGTGGGATGGGTATGCCAGATAATGGTCCTAAGCTTATGTCTGTATGA
- the LOC126676408 gene encoding uncharacterized protein LOC126676408: MEVSTSTKVTWKIDNFSKLTTSYLYSDVFIAERCKWCLCIYPKGKDVDHLSIYLHVADSKSLPNSWSRDAHFSLSVINQIKEKSTVTKDRQHVFVANESGWGCRSFIPLSKINNPAAGYLMNDTLRVEAEVQVRSVVHYSVIESAKEVNQDEPKLPKRAVEIPLDQDPLSCHIKKYQKCFSTPENLRQKEVHGIKAAVEPPNAIVTPLTAKPLSHTEEAVQSGATTNKQEIVKESLPPPTIVDKKDLSQDPSPELVLSSPDVQKNSKNLLTEISNRIRTQKSSPSNEMTVSIEGLRPDFVSQQKEALVRFFNMSLEAIQEANAFGNIEGIILALIQHADNLKEKTILEDLASHLAEFRESIPNSTTIAETVEARRISLAGKNVDLKARLEQRQEEITALEDKFSMLSEEEEKTQTEILRLMIQKEEHLSQKNSLAIELQKANEGASRDLEEWRGLEGEVKQSNAEWLGAKEKLALANVRWKLFKEDLGLGKLDIL; encoded by the exons ATGGAGGTTTCTACTTCAACTAAAGTCACATGGAAAATTgataacttttcaaaattgactaCGAGCTATCTGTATTCCGACGTTTTCATTGCCGAAAGATGTAAATG GTGTTTATGTATTTACCCGAAAGGAAAAGATGTGGATCATTTGTCAATATACCTACACGTTGCTGACTCAAAAAGTTTGCCAAATAGTTGGAGCCGAGATGCTCATTTTAGCCTGTCAGTAATTAATCAAATCAAGGAAAAGTCTACAGTTACAAAAG ATAGACAACATGTATTCGTTGCAAATGAAAGCGGTTGGGGTTGCCGATCTTTCATTCCTCTTAGCAAAATAAACAATCCTGCTGCAGGGTACCTTATGAATGATACCCTTAGAGTTGAAGCTGAGGTTCAAGTCCGCAGTGTTGTGCATTATTCTGTGATTGAATCTGCAAAGGAAGTTAATCAAGATGAACCGAAACTGCCCAAGAGAGCAGTTGAAATACCACTAGATCAAGATCCTCTGAGTTGTCAcatcaaaaaatatcaaaagtgCTTTTCAACGCCGGAAAATCTACGCCAGAAGGAAGTACATGGAATTAAGGCAGCGGTTGAACCACCAAATGCTATAGTAACTCCTTTAACTGCTAAACCACTTAGTCACACTGAAGAAGCAGTTCAAAGTGGAGCAACCACTAACAAACAAGAAATTGTGAAGGAATCACTTCCGCCTCCTACCATTGTCGACAAAAAGGATCTTTCTCAG GATCCTTCCCCCGAGCTTGTATTATCCTCCCCAGATGTGCAGAAAAATTCAAAGAATCTTCTGACTGAAATCTCAAACCGCATAAGGACTCAAAAATCCTCTCCTAGCAATGAAATGACAGTTTCAATTGAAGGATTGAGGCCTGACTTTGTGAGTCAACAAAAGGAAGCACTGGTCAGGTTCTTCAATATGTCATTAGAGGCTATACAAGAAGCTAATGCCTTTGGCAATATCGAGGGGATTATCCTTGCACTCATTCAGCATGCTGACAATTTAAAGGAGAAAACAATTCTTGAAGATCTAGCTTCTCATTTGGCAGAATTTCGAGAGAGCATTCCAAACTCTACAACCATAGCAGAAACTGTGGAAGCTCGCAGAATATCTCTTGCAGGGAAAAATGTAGATCTTAAGGCGAGATTGGAGCAAAGACAAGAGGAAATAACTGCTTTGGAGGACAAATTCTCAATGCTCtcggaagaagaagaaaaaacccAAACTGAAATTCTGCGGTTAATGATACAAAAGGAGGAGCATCTTTCCCAAAAGAATTCCCTTGCTATTGAATTGCAGAAAGCCAACGAAGGAGCATCGAGAGATCTTGAAGAATGGAGAGGCTTAGAAGGGGAAGTTAAGCAGTCCAACGCGGAATGGCTTGGAGCCAAAGAGAAACTAGCATTAGCTAACGTGCGTTGGAAACTCTTCAAAGAGGATCTCGGTCTTGGAAAGCttgatattttgtaa